From a single bacterium genomic region:
- a CDS encoding DNA primase: MKIPQSKIDEIKQAADIVEVVSQYVAIKLRGRNYVGLCPFHNEKTPSFTVSPDKQIFYCFGCSVGGDAIAFIKNYEKINYPEAIRFLADRYNIELPRFASDEDEKDKSEIETLFYVHKAAARFFYDQLQSSVGTIAREYLNQRGFSEPVLKSFGVGYAPDTWDSLFTFAKSQSLDMPSLEKAGLIMKKNDGGYYDRFRHRIMFPIFSATGRVMAFGGRILRQEPTSPKYVNSPEHPIYQKGKVLYGLFQAKETIRKQDEIIIVEGYADCMSLHQFGITNAAASSGTAFTMDQANLIKRYTQNVTLIYDGDDAGIHAAERGGAIMLQAGLEVKIVVLSKEHDPDTFVRAKGAEAFRELIKQGKQYIDFRIEQWHKDKKLDTVNGRTFAARELINVTANIRDPIKVSLFASEIAEKLRVNESLIYQELKKVSKGHDSLRSAITTAHTKSPDREKLPVNIIRAERGLLKLLLDGGLPGAEKIFSFLRPDDFQNSAIQKVVQFIYTQWNLNESYSESDVVNSFPEDIQKAILRLSMDELLEFDMHDCVATIQYAQLETKLTALRETIKTMEEQNEDTTQLEEVSSLLIKQIFNLKTKKQLITVRDTPAQERITFEHSHTPF, encoded by the coding sequence ATGAAAATCCCTCAATCTAAAATAGACGAGATCAAGCAAGCCGCAGATATTGTGGAAGTGGTATCGCAGTATGTTGCGATCAAACTGCGCGGGCGTAATTACGTCGGGCTCTGTCCGTTTCATAATGAAAAAACGCCGTCGTTTACCGTCAGTCCGGACAAACAAATTTTCTATTGTTTCGGCTGCAGCGTGGGCGGCGATGCGATTGCATTTATCAAGAATTATGAGAAGATCAATTATCCCGAGGCGATCCGGTTTCTGGCGGACCGGTATAATATAGAATTGCCGCGTTTTGCTTCCGACGAGGATGAAAAAGATAAATCGGAAATTGAAACGCTGTTCTATGTTCACAAAGCGGCGGCGCGGTTTTTTTACGATCAGCTTCAAAGTTCGGTCGGTACGATCGCGCGGGAGTATTTGAATCAGCGTGGATTCAGCGAGCCCGTTCTGAAATCATTCGGCGTGGGCTACGCACCCGATACATGGGATTCTTTGTTCACTTTTGCTAAATCCCAGTCGCTCGACATGCCGTCATTGGAAAAAGCGGGACTGATTATGAAAAAAAACGACGGCGGATATTACGACCGGTTTCGCCACCGGATCATGTTTCCGATATTCAGCGCAACAGGCCGCGTGATGGCGTTTGGCGGACGGATTCTGCGTCAGGAACCAACTTCACCGAAATACGTAAACTCGCCGGAACATCCGATTTATCAAAAAGGAAAAGTCCTGTACGGGTTGTTCCAGGCTAAAGAAACGATCCGAAAACAGGACGAGATCATCATCGTCGAAGGATACGCCGACTGCATGTCGCTTCATCAGTTCGGTATTACCAACGCGGCCGCGTCGAGCGGAACGGCATTCACCATGGATCAGGCCAATCTGATCAAACGTTACACACAAAACGTGACGCTGATCTACGACGGAGATGATGCCGGCATTCATGCGGCGGAACGCGGCGGCGCAATCATGCTGCAAGCGGGCCTCGAAGTGAAGATCGTGGTTCTGTCGAAAGAACACGATCCGGATACTTTCGTTCGCGCAAAGGGCGCCGAAGCGTTTCGCGAACTGATCAAACAGGGAAAACAGTACATTGATTTTCGAATCGAACAATGGCATAAGGATAAGAAGCTCGACACGGTTAACGGACGAACTTTTGCCGCGCGGGAATTGATCAATGTGACCGCCAACATACGCGACCCGATCAAAGTCAGTTTATTCGCATCCGAGATCGCAGAAAAACTTCGGGTTAATGAATCGCTGATATATCAGGAACTGAAAAAAGTTTCCAAAGGCCATGATTCCTTACGCAGCGCCATAACGACGGCGCATACAAAATCTCCCGATCGGGAAAAATTGCCTGTAAACATCATAAGAGCAGAACGCGGTTTGTTGAAATTGCTTTTGGATGGAGGTTTACCGGGAGCAGAAAAAATTTTTTCATTCCTAAGGCCGGATGATTTTCAGAACTCTGCAATCCAAAAAGTCGTTCAGTTTATTTATACTCAATGGAATCTAAACGAATCCTATAGTGAGTCGGATGTGGTTAATTCATTTCCGGAAGATATTCAAAAAGCGATACTGCGTTTGAGCATGGATGAGTTGCTGGAATTCGACATGCACGACTGCGTTGCAACTATTCAGTACGCTCAATTGGAAACAAAATTGACCGCTCTTCGCGAAACTATAAAAACGATGGAGGAACAGAATGAGGACACGACACAGCTTGAGGAAGTGTCGAGCCTGCTTATCAAACAGATATTCAATCTGAAAACAAAAAAACAACTCATCACCGTTCGCGACACGCCTGCACAGGAGAGAATAACGTTTGAACACAGCCACACCCCTTTTTGA
- the ypdA gene encoding YpdA family putative bacillithiol disulfide reductase — MNTATPLFDVIIIGAGPTGLSCAVECKKTGLNALTIEKGSLTNSIYHFPSNMIFFTTSDLLEIGDIPFSTTNPKPTREEGLNYYKRVVQHHGLNIHTFEKVVSIEKNGNEFAIQTQNQHGEVSNYRSRFVIISTGYYDQPNALNIPGEQLSKVSHYYTDPHPFFDKDVLIIGGKNSACIAALELFRYGARVTMVHRRAEIKESVKYWILPDIQNRVKEGVIKLHLNSIVTGITKTAVSIRNLYTNDSLEIKNDFVFALTGYRPNAAFLKSCNIAVDPVTFVPQHHTETLETNVEGLYVAGSVSAGINTNKLFIENGRFHGKIIAEQIAKRIM, encoded by the coding sequence TTGAACACAGCCACACCCCTTTTTGACGTCATCATCATTGGCGCGGGCCCGACCGGTCTTTCCTGCGCCGTCGAATGTAAAAAAACCGGCTTGAACGCGCTTACGATCGAAAAAGGATCGCTGACTAATTCGATCTATCATTTTCCATCAAATATGATTTTTTTTACTACGTCGGATCTATTGGAGATCGGGGATATTCCTTTTTCGACAACAAACCCTAAACCGACGCGCGAGGAAGGACTGAATTATTACAAACGAGTCGTTCAGCATCATGGCCTCAATATTCATACGTTCGAAAAAGTGGTGTCCATTGAAAAGAATGGAAACGAGTTCGCAATACAAACGCAAAACCAGCACGGTGAAGTTTCCAATTATCGCTCACGGTTTGTTATTATTTCTACCGGATACTATGATCAGCCCAACGCGCTGAACATTCCGGGTGAACAGCTTTCAAAGGTCTCACATTACTATACCGATCCGCATCCTTTTTTTGATAAAGATGTTTTGATCATCGGAGGGAAAAATTCCGCTTGCATCGCCGCATTGGAATTATTTCGTTATGGCGCGCGCGTGACCATGGTTCATCGAAGAGCCGAAATCAAAGAAAGCGTTAAATACTGGATACTGCCGGACATTCAAAATCGCGTGAAGGAAGGCGTTATAAAGCTGCATCTCAATTCCATCGTAACCGGTATTACGAAAACGGCCGTTTCAATCCGAAATTTGTATACAAACGATTCGTTGGAAATAAAAAATGATTTTGTATTTGCATTGACGGGCTACCGCCCCAATGCCGCATTTCTGAAGTCCTGTAATATCGCCGTGGATCCGGTAACGTTTGTTCCACAACATCATACGGAGACGCTTGAAACAAATGTAGAAGGGTTGTATGTGGCGGGGTCCGTCTCGGCGGGAATTAACACCAATAAATTATTTATTGAAAACGGGAGATTTCACGGGAAGATCATTGCAGAACAGATTGCAAAAAGAATTATGTAG
- a CDS encoding FMN-binding glutamate synthase family protein, translating to MSLSRINATAATLTKNRTDGSVVPTSGMCVTCVDGCIGMCEIGKSAYRGHECIYPQPFGVITTAGEKAYPVDYSHFNIMGTAVGAHGIEADSDKAIFPNVNLEVRIGHDKGLKFRYPWIIPGIGSTDIAKNNWEGLAIGSAISGTGLTIGENVVGMDMEAVISNGKVIDTMDLKRRVNLYKDHMRDGYGAIIVQANVEDTRLGVQEYAIDKLGVQVVELKWGQGAKDIGGEVKIKSLKKAQALYERGYVVLPNPMDENIIKAFERGAFKEFERHSRVGMVTEESFAKRIEELRKAGAKYIFLKTGAYRPADLARAVKFTSKYKLDLLTVDGAGGGTGMSPWRMMNEWGVPPVELHSLLYSYVLQLSKKKLHVPALAVAGGFVFEDQIFKGLSLGAPFVKLVGMARAPIAAAMVGKTIGYAIAEDELPVYVERFGNTKDEIFVTASMLRQELGNDEFEKVPAGALGLYTYYERLAQGLRQLMAGSRKFTLDHITRDDIACLTKESAEMTGIRYVMDVDKEEVETILA from the coding sequence ATGTCACTCTCAAGAATTAACGCGACCGCTGCTACACTTACAAAGAATCGAACGGACGGTTCGGTAGTACCTACTTCAGGTATGTGTGTTACTTGTGTAGACGGATGTATAGGAATGTGCGAAATCGGAAAGTCGGCCTACCGGGGCCATGAATGCATTTATCCGCAACCGTTCGGAGTCATTACAACCGCCGGAGAAAAAGCCTATCCAGTCGACTATTCTCACTTTAACATCATGGGCACGGCAGTCGGCGCACACGGCATCGAGGCGGACAGCGACAAGGCCATATTCCCGAACGTCAACCTGGAAGTTCGTATTGGACATGATAAAGGACTGAAGTTCCGCTATCCGTGGATCATTCCCGGTATAGGATCGACTGACATTGCAAAAAACAACTGGGAAGGGCTCGCTATTGGATCCGCTATTTCCGGAACAGGTCTTACGATTGGCGAAAACGTCGTAGGGATGGATATGGAGGCTGTGATTTCCAATGGCAAAGTAATTGACACCATGGACTTAAAACGTCGTGTGAATCTGTACAAGGACCATATGCGTGATGGATACGGAGCCATTATCGTTCAGGCCAATGTTGAAGATACCCGGCTTGGCGTGCAGGAATATGCGATCGATAAACTAGGTGTTCAGGTTGTCGAATTAAAATGGGGACAAGGCGCAAAAGATATCGGCGGCGAAGTAAAGATCAAGAGCTTAAAAAAAGCCCAGGCACTTTATGAGCGAGGATATGTCGTACTTCCAAACCCCATGGATGAGAATATAATCAAAGCGTTTGAGCGCGGCGCGTTCAAGGAGTTCGAGCGCCACTCGCGCGTCGGGATGGTGACGGAAGAATCCTTTGCGAAGAGGATTGAAGAATTACGTAAAGCCGGTGCGAAGTACATTTTTCTCAAGACCGGTGCGTATCGGCCGGCCGATCTGGCCCGCGCAGTGAAGTTCACTTCTAAATATAAACTTGATCTGCTGACGGTAGATGGCGCGGGCGGAGGTACCGGAATGAGCCCTTGGCGGATGATGAACGAGTGGGGCGTGCCGCCCGTGGAACTGCACTCGCTTCTTTATTCCTATGTACTGCAACTGTCCAAGAAAAAGCTGCATGTTCCCGCGTTGGCGGTTGCCGGAGGATTTGTATTTGAAGATCAGATTTTCAAGGGATTGTCCCTTGGCGCTCCGTTTGTAAAATTAGTCGGTATGGCGCGCGCGCCCATTGCGGCGGCCATGGTCGGGAAGACCATCGGTTATGCCATTGCAGAGGATGAATTACCCGTTTATGTCGAACGATTTGGCAACACCAAAGATGAAATATTCGTAACGGCCAGCATGTTACGCCAGGAACTTGGCAACGATGAATTCGAGAAAGTACCGGCCGGCGCGCTGGGATTATATACCTACTATGAACGGCTTGCGCAAGGGTTACGTCAACTCATGGCCGGCAGCAGGAAATTTACCCTTGATCACATCACACGTGATGATATTGCATGCCTTACAAAAGAATCTGCGGAAATGACCGGAATTCGATACGTCATGGATGTGGACAAGGAGGAAGTGGAAACCATATTGGCTTGA
- a CDS encoding 2Fe-2S iron-sulfur cluster binding domain-containing protein, translating to MITLNINGLRVSVEEGSTLLEAARFIGFPIPTLCHMDGLTPYGACRLCVVEIGEGLKSKLVSSCTYPAEEGLKVRTASERVMRSRRMVIELLLATCPQSKTIQDIAAQFDVRQQRFRQEHEDCILCGLCVRICKEQMNAGAIGFHGRGDHRSIGTPFDIKSEKCRTCGACIYACPACQLRCTYTQPELAVCGGCANISPPCLEKDIFHDMMCYMNPCAACEIKRD from the coding sequence ATGATCACGCTGAATATCAACGGATTACGGGTCAGTGTGGAGGAAGGATCGACGCTGCTCGAAGCGGCGCGGTTTATCGGTTTTCCCATTCCGACGCTTTGTCACATGGATGGGCTAACGCCTTACGGGGCATGCCGGCTTTGCGTCGTGGAGATCGGTGAGGGTTTAAAATCAAAACTGGTTTCGTCTTGCACTTATCCTGCCGAAGAAGGATTAAAAGTGCGTACCGCTTCCGAACGGGTCATGCGCTCCAGGAGAATGGTGATCGAACTTCTGCTGGCAACCTGTCCGCAGTCCAAGACCATTCAGGATATAGCTGCGCAGTTTGATGTGCGTCAGCAGAGATTCCGGCAGGAACATGAAGACTGCATTCTGTGCGGGCTCTGCGTTCGAATCTGCAAAGAACAAATGAATGCAGGCGCTATAGGCTTTCATGGACGAGGCGACCACCGAAGCATCGGAACTCCCTTCGACATCAAATCGGAGAAGTGCCGTACGTGCGGAGCCTGCATTTATGCTTGTCCTGCATGCCAGTTGCGGTGTACCTATACCCAGCCGGAACTTGCGGTGTGCGGCGGCTGCGCTAATATCAGCCCGCCTTGCCTGGAAAAAGATATCTTTCACGACATGATGTGTTATATGAATCCGTGCGCTGCCTGTGAAATCAAACGAGATTAA
- a CDS encoding NAD(P)-binding protein: protein MEKINSIRSLREYREQLINHRNPELPTIIIPAGTCGQASGANDLIRIAKREILSRGLQSKVYLRVTGCHGYCQMEPSVLVEPRGTLYPRLRGEHMVRIVEAVEAGRILEDLLYKDSATGELTELQRDIPFFKKQTRTILSRNEAVDPIKITSYIEAGGYAALEIALERGDASWVVNEVKVSGLRGRGGAGFPTGLKWEMMAAQKSAAGKFLVCNADEGDPGAYMDRSVLEGNPHSIIEGMIIGAYATGATEGVVYVRHEYPLAIKHLTIALRQARELGLLGSNILGTGFSFDIGIIKGAGAFVCGEETALIRSIEGKTGEPRQRPPYPVHRGIQKKPTAINNVETWANIPVLIGLSGDEYARIGTKKNSGTKIFSLVGKVRNTGLVEIPMGATINTIVNDIGGGPVSHAKIKAVQTGGPSGGCIPANMFDLPIDYDSLSAAGSIMGSGGMIVMDDNTCMVDVAKYFMSFLKDESCGKCFTCRKGTQRMFEILEDISNGTGNEKTLLLLDELAQVVRDTSMCGLGQSAPNPVLSALRYFREEFRRHLFDKRCDAFVCKGLVGAPCAAACPVGTEAWRYIAHIERGEFEEAYQVIREANPFPSVCARVCNHPCEDRCKAGTNGGQPIAVRALKRFITDRIDPSVYRRPVRETSSVGLGPVAVVGAGPAGLTAAHFLSLKGYEVTVFESDAQPGGMLFSAIPSYRLPHNIIKKEIQSLLDENITITCNTTLGRDITLDSLFADGYKAIFVAIGAHKSLRLQLKGEELPGVYPSIQFLKAFNLNGEQLAKGCVGVIGGGNSAVDAARIAIRQPGVVSVTIYYRRTLEEMPAFAEEVEAALQEGIVIETLMSPTGILSRNNHLSGIECIKNELGELDATGRRRPVAIPGSQEVINLDTLIVAISEGSDTDCVTVAGANRLDIDSKRNTVIADPNTLCTNREGVFAGGDVITGPNTVVDAIAAGKKAAIMIDRYLCGETLRQPAVHKLPKQYLAPSNINGSHLSTKRADVPRIPVYQRTRCFEEVEKTISPEEAANEARRCLRCDLEFTQKNHDKHELQEIKEQLI from the coding sequence ATGGAAAAGATCAATTCAATTCGATCACTTAGGGAATACCGAGAACAATTAATAAATCACAGAAATCCAGAACTTCCAACCATAATCATCCCCGCAGGAACATGCGGCCAGGCGAGCGGGGCCAATGATCTCATTCGCATCGCCAAACGGGAGATCCTTTCCAGAGGCCTTCAATCAAAAGTCTACCTCAGGGTAACCGGATGTCACGGATACTGCCAGATGGAGCCGTCCGTACTGGTCGAACCGCGCGGCACGTTGTATCCAAGATTGCGCGGCGAGCACATGGTGCGTATAGTGGAAGCTGTCGAAGCCGGTCGAATTCTCGAGGACTTGCTGTACAAAGATTCCGCAACCGGAGAACTCACCGAACTGCAGCGGGATATTCCTTTTTTTAAAAAACAGACTCGCACTATTCTTTCCAGGAATGAGGCTGTAGATCCCATTAAGATTACCTCTTACATCGAAGCGGGCGGGTATGCCGCCCTTGAGATTGCCCTGGAGCGGGGTGATGCGTCATGGGTAGTGAATGAGGTGAAAGTATCCGGGCTTCGCGGACGCGGCGGGGCCGGGTTTCCAACAGGCTTAAAATGGGAAATGATGGCGGCACAGAAGAGTGCCGCTGGAAAATTCCTCGTCTGCAATGCGGACGAAGGAGACCCTGGCGCATACATGGATCGCAGCGTGCTGGAAGGCAATCCTCACAGTATCATCGAGGGTATGATCATCGGCGCTTACGCAACCGGTGCTACGGAAGGTGTCGTTTATGTTCGTCATGAATATCCGCTGGCCATCAAGCATCTGACGATTGCTCTGCGGCAGGCTCGCGAACTCGGACTGCTTGGATCGAACATTCTTGGAACCGGGTTTTCATTTGATATCGGAATTATTAAGGGCGCCGGTGCCTTTGTTTGCGGTGAGGAAACGGCTCTCATAAGATCCATCGAAGGAAAAACAGGTGAACCGCGCCAACGGCCACCTTACCCAGTACATCGGGGAATACAGAAAAAACCTACGGCCATCAACAATGTCGAGACTTGGGCTAATATCCCCGTGCTGATCGGCTTATCCGGAGATGAATACGCACGAATCGGCACGAAGAAAAACTCCGGTACCAAGATTTTCAGCTTGGTAGGTAAGGTCAGGAACACTGGGCTTGTGGAGATCCCGATGGGAGCGACGATTAACACGATTGTAAACGATATCGGCGGCGGTCCAGTCAGCCACGCAAAGATCAAAGCGGTCCAAACCGGCGGACCTTCGGGCGGATGCATTCCTGCGAATATGTTTGATCTGCCTATCGATTATGACAGCCTGAGCGCCGCAGGATCCATTATGGGTTCCGGTGGCATGATCGTGATGGATGACAATACGTGTATGGTGGATGTCGCAAAATATTTTATGAGCTTTCTGAAAGATGAATCCTGCGGCAAATGCTTCACATGCCGCAAGGGTACCCAACGTATGTTCGAAATTCTTGAGGATATTTCCAACGGCACCGGGAATGAAAAGACATTGTTGCTGCTCGATGAATTGGCTCAAGTTGTGAGGGATACCTCCATGTGCGGATTAGGCCAATCTGCACCTAATCCGGTGCTCAGTGCGCTGCGATATTTTCGTGAGGAATTCAGACGGCATCTTTTTGATAAACGGTGCGATGCTTTTGTGTGCAAAGGGTTGGTCGGCGCTCCGTGCGCAGCCGCATGTCCGGTTGGAACGGAGGCATGGAGGTACATTGCCCACATCGAGCGCGGAGAATTTGAAGAGGCTTATCAAGTGATTCGTGAAGCGAATCCATTTCCATCGGTTTGCGCCCGTGTTTGTAACCACCCCTGTGAGGATCGATGTAAGGCCGGCACGAATGGCGGCCAACCGATCGCCGTCCGCGCTCTGAAACGATTCATTACCGATCGTATCGATCCCTCCGTTTATCGCCGGCCGGTCCGCGAAACTTCTTCGGTTGGTCTTGGACCTGTAGCTGTTGTAGGTGCAGGGCCTGCGGGACTTACGGCGGCGCATTTTCTCTCGTTGAAGGGTTATGAAGTTACCGTATTCGAATCCGACGCTCAACCCGGAGGCATGCTCTTCAGCGCAATACCGTCTTATCGGCTTCCGCATAATATCATCAAAAAAGAAATCCAATCCCTTTTGGACGAGAACATCACCATCACATGCAACACAACGCTTGGGCGCGACATTACACTTGATAGTCTTTTTGCTGATGGCTACAAAGCGATCTTTGTTGCCATCGGGGCGCACAAAAGCCTGCGGCTGCAATTGAAGGGAGAAGAGTTGCCGGGTGTATATCCCTCCATCCAATTTTTAAAAGCATTCAATCTCAACGGCGAGCAACTCGCCAAAGGATGCGTCGGCGTGATCGGCGGAGGCAACTCGGCGGTGGATGCGGCGCGCATTGCCATTCGGCAGCCGGGGGTGGTAAGTGTGACCATTTATTATCGCCGAACGCTCGAAGAAATGCCCGCATTCGCCGAAGAAGTGGAAGCTGCGCTGCAGGAAGGCATCGTGATCGAGACGCTGATGTCTCCAACCGGAATTCTTTCCAGGAATAACCACTTATCCGGAATCGAGTGTATAAAGAATGAATTGGGCGAATTGGACGCCACCGGTCGCCGTCGCCCGGTCGCAATTCCCGGAAGTCAGGAAGTGATCAATCTCGACACGTTGATTGTTGCGATCAGTGAAGGTTCCGATACGGATTGCGTTACCGTTGCAGGAGCCAATCGGCTCGACATTGACAGCAAAAGGAACACGGTCATCGCCGATCCCAACACTTTATGCACCAACCGCGAGGGAGTTTTCGCCGGGGGCGATGTGATCACCGGTCCCAATACGGTAGTTGACGCCATTGCTGCAGGGAAGAAAGCCGCCATCATGATCGATCGTTATTTATGCGGCGAAACACTCCGTCAGCCGGCCGTACATAAATTACCTAAACAATATCTCGCTCCATCTAACATCAATGGCTCTCATCTATCAACTAAGCGGGCGGATGTTCCGAGGATACCGGTTTACCAAAGAACCCGGTGCTTCGAAGAAGTGGAAAAGACGATTTCTCCCGAAGAGGCGGCCAATGAAGCCCGGCGCTGTCTTAGATGTGATCTGGAGTTTACGCAGAAGAATCACGATAAACACGAACTTCAAGAGATAAAGGAACAACTTATATGA
- a CDS encoding NAD(P)H-dependent oxidoreductase subunit E: MNTDEIIPVIQKFQERRGGLISILEEIQSKYGYLPEDALRQVADKTNHDMVDIYGVATFYRAFRLKPRGQHLASVCLGTACHVRGGPGIVEEFESRLKVKGTGQTTTDKEFTLETVRCLGACALAPIVVVDGHYFPNVNTSQVDEIISKTRNGLDKVTVDHDERIFPLEVNCPLCNHSLADHKHLIDGHPSIRLTVSYRAEHGWVRLSSLYGSYTIESGIEIPIDAVVHFFCPHCHAELIGAWNCVVCDAPMVPMIVRGGGIVQICSRRGCKSHLLDLEGKPG, translated from the coding sequence ATGAACACCGATGAAATTATTCCGGTTATTCAGAAATTCCAGGAGCGCCGTGGAGGATTGATCTCGATACTTGAAGAAATACAATCCAAATACGGCTATCTACCTGAAGATGCATTACGCCAAGTGGCCGATAAAACCAATCACGACATGGTGGATATCTACGGCGTGGCGACGTTCTACCGAGCTTTTCGCCTGAAGCCGCGGGGACAGCACCTCGCATCCGTATGTCTTGGCACCGCTTGCCACGTCAGAGGTGGCCCCGGCATTGTCGAAGAATTTGAATCACGATTGAAAGTAAAAGGCACGGGTCAGACAACAACGGATAAAGAGTTCACACTCGAAACGGTCAGATGTCTGGGAGCCTGCGCGCTGGCGCCTATCGTGGTCGTGGATGGGCATTACTTTCCGAACGTTAACACTTCGCAGGTTGATGAGATCATTTCAAAAACCAGGAACGGACTGGATAAAGTTACCGTTGATCACGATGAAAGAATATTTCCCTTAGAAGTTAATTGTCCGCTGTGTAACCACAGTCTTGCAGATCATAAACATCTGATTGACGGCCATCCGTCGATTCGTTTGACCGTTTCTTATAGAGCTGAACATGGCTGGGTTAGACTGTCCTCGCTCTACGGAAGCTACACCATCGAGTCGGGTATTGAAATTCCAATAGACGCCGTAGTGCATTTTTTCTGTCCTCATTGTCATGCTGAACTGATCGGCGCATGGAATTGTGTAGTCTGTGATGCCCCCATGGTTCCAATGATCGTACGCGGAGGCGGCATAGTACAGATTTGTTCACGACGAGGTTGCAAAAGCCACTTGTTGGACCTGGAAGGGAAACCAGGATAA